A single Gammaproteobacteria bacterium DNA region contains:
- a CDS encoding MiaB/RimO family radical SAM methylthiotransferase, with the protein MIRLPVRSEAASRGGQAKPAVWFHTFGCRANQYDTERMRQELEVGGARTVARPGEADALVVNTCTVTNQADAEARRLVRRLRREHPGARILVAGCSAALREDDYRSMPEVDGVVPGQDALALASHLAAVDPAFGPPSAGEGPLLRNARGTRAWLKVQDGCDRKCSFCATRLARGASVSRLPADVVKEARALARVHPELVITGIHIGHYGRDLEPRTTLAELCALLLDAVPVRIRLSSIEATEVDDALLALLADSGGRLAPHLHVPLQSGSDKVLRLMRRWHTRAAYRRRVLEIAGRMGPLGLGADIIVGFPGEGEEEFEETRALVEELPYTYLHVFPFSVRPGTAAAELPDRVPGDVAAARSRVLREMALAKNERYRRSRAGTVADIVVEGSRERIAGVTGDYLRTRIDGHASPGDRFRSVLELRDGELVAAVN; encoded by the coding sequence GTGATCCGACTCCCGGTCCGTTCGGAGGCCGCCAGCCGCGGCGGGCAGGCGAAACCCGCCGTCTGGTTCCACACCTTCGGGTGCCGGGCCAACCAGTACGACACCGAGCGCATGCGCCAGGAGCTGGAGGTCGGGGGCGCCCGCACCGTCGCTCGGCCCGGCGAGGCGGATGCGCTGGTGGTGAACACCTGCACGGTCACCAACCAGGCGGATGCCGAAGCCCGCCGTCTTGTGCGCCGGCTGAGGCGGGAGCACCCGGGCGCGCGCATCCTGGTGGCGGGCTGTTCGGCTGCCCTGCGCGAGGACGACTACCGGAGCATGCCGGAGGTGGACGGCGTGGTGCCGGGACAGGACGCGCTCGCGCTCGCGAGCCACCTGGCAGCGGTCGATCCGGCCTTCGGTCCGCCGTCGGCCGGGGAAGGGCCCCTGCTGCGCAACGCCAGAGGCACCCGGGCCTGGCTGAAGGTGCAGGACGGGTGCGACCGCAAGTGCTCGTTCTGCGCCACCCGGCTGGCCCGGGGCGCTTCCGTCTCGCGCCTGCCCGCCGACGTGGTCAAGGAAGCCCGGGCGCTCGCGCGCGTCCACCCCGAACTCGTGATCACCGGCATCCACATCGGGCACTACGGGAGGGATCTGGAGCCGCGTACCACGCTGGCGGAGCTCTGCGCCCTGCTGCTGGACGCCGTGCCGGTCCGCATCCGGCTCTCATCCATCGAGGCAACCGAGGTCGACGACGCCCTGCTGGCGTTGCTCGCCGATTCGGGGGGGCGCCTGGCCCCTCATCTGCATGTCCCCCTGCAGAGCGGTTCCGACAAGGTGTTGAGGCTCATGCGGCGCTGGCACACGCGCGCGGCGTATCGCCGCCGGGTCCTTGAGATCGCCGGGAGAATGGGGCCGCTGGGGCTCGGCGCCGACATCATCGTGGGCTTCCCCGGCGAGGGCGAGGAAGAGTTCGAGGAGACCCGCGCGCTGGTCGAAGAGCTTCCGTACACCTACCTGCACGTGTTTCCGTTTTCCGTCCGCCCGGGAACCGCGGCCGCCGAGCTGCCGGATCGGGTACCGGGCGATGTCGCTGCGGCGCGCTCACGTGTGCTCCGGGAGATGGCGCTGGCCAAGAACGAGCGCTACCGGCGTAGCCGGGCCGGAACCGTCGCGGACATCGTGGTGGAGGGCTCGCGGGAGCGGATTGCGGGCGTCACCGGCGACTACCTGCGCACCCGGATCGACGGGCACGCGAGCCCCGGCGACCGCTTCCGTTCCGTCCTCGAGCTTCGCGACGGAGAGCTGGTCGCCGCCGTGAACTGA
- a CDS encoding TonB-dependent receptor, with protein MRWGNVIPASLPKTGLFGRALTLIAASLAWGASPAAAQVDLVGTVRDSVSNEVLPNVLVSVDDHAFRAFTNEFGRFVLIGLPQATDRVLRVEHLGYETREVALSTETGRELSVLLVPRAIEIDGVTVTATTATDIVAQGEAAGQIALSPQRLGTLPSLGETDVFRALQLLPGVSGTNDATSGLFVRGGTPDENLVLLDGMTVYHVDHFFGVFSAFNSDAVQDVRLFKGGFPAQYGGRTSSVVEMVGKSGNPEEFRMSGGLNLLSARAVTEVPLGGKGSWLVSARRSYTDLMRTGLYNDIFGTLEGADDADAGLPGPGAGFGDGFGRFGNFQQQTFEPDFYFYDLNSKLTVLPTSNDVLTLSVYGGEDRLDKSTLGQEITTPAGDRRLTPDRADLSNWGNRGVSGRWARQWGSRLATDALFAYSQYFSEATLDVASSQFARGFDEDNRVKDLTARLDNTWRPFPSSEIGFGAQFTRSDVGYALTRLRGDSAQTLNLDGESNLTAGYLQHSWTPSARADLTAGLRVTNYDGTGRTYWEPRASARYSLTDQLSLTGAWGRYNQFVKRVENEDILEGSRDFWILAGDNIAPSSAEHWIAGIGYETDDYLFDVEAYVRDLGGVAQFSTRSRRAPGQQLAELFFEGTGTARGIELLAQKKRGALTGWIGYTLANVEHELDGFNDGFAFPASHDQRHEVKAVGSYQLGRWTLTGGWVYGSGKPYTVPEAQYPITLLDGRTVNYIHVGPKNGERLPAYHRLDLAASRRFEVREFFYEVNLSVFNVYGRNNVWYRQFDLTDLPMLVTDVTTLGFTPSIGVRAGFR; from the coding sequence ATGAGGTGGGGGAACGTCATACCGGCGAGCCTGCCGAAGACCGGGCTGTTCGGCCGCGCGCTGACTCTGATTGCGGCAAGCCTGGCGTGGGGCGCGAGTCCGGCCGCGGCGCAGGTCGACCTGGTCGGCACGGTACGGGACTCGGTCAGCAACGAAGTGTTGCCCAACGTGCTGGTGTCCGTGGACGACCACGCGTTCCGGGCATTCACCAACGAGTTCGGCCGCTTCGTCCTGATCGGTCTGCCCCAGGCGACCGACCGGGTCCTGCGGGTAGAGCACCTGGGCTACGAGACCCGGGAGGTCGCGCTCAGTACCGAGACGGGCCGCGAGCTCTCGGTCCTCCTCGTGCCGCGCGCCATCGAGATCGACGGCGTGACCGTGACCGCGACCACCGCGACCGACATCGTCGCGCAGGGAGAGGCGGCGGGACAGATCGCGCTTTCCCCGCAGCGGCTGGGGACGCTTCCCTCGCTCGGGGAAACCGACGTCTTCCGAGCGCTCCAGCTTCTTCCGGGCGTGAGCGGCACCAACGACGCCACCTCCGGTCTCTTCGTCCGCGGAGGCACGCCCGACGAGAACCTGGTGCTTCTGGACGGCATGACCGTCTACCATGTGGACCACTTCTTCGGGGTGTTCAGCGCGTTCAATTCGGATGCCGTCCAGGACGTTCGCCTCTTCAAGGGGGGCTTTCCCGCGCAGTACGGAGGACGGACCTCCAGCGTCGTCGAGATGGTCGGCAAGTCGGGGAACCCGGAGGAATTCCGCATGTCGGGCGGGCTCAACCTCCTGAGCGCCCGCGCCGTGACCGAAGTCCCGCTCGGCGGGAAGGGGTCGTGGCTGGTCTCGGCGCGCCGGTCCTACACCGATCTGATGCGAACCGGCCTGTACAACGACATCTTCGGAACCCTGGAGGGAGCCGACGATGCGGACGCGGGGCTGCCTGGGCCGGGTGCGGGCTTCGGGGACGGCTTCGGCCGCTTCGGCAACTTCCAGCAACAGACCTTCGAGCCCGACTTCTACTTCTACGACCTGAACTCGAAGCTCACCGTCCTGCCCACGTCGAACGATGTCCTGACGCTCTCCGTCTACGGCGGCGAGGACCGCCTGGACAAGTCGACCCTCGGCCAGGAGATCACGACCCCCGCGGGTGACAGGCGGCTGACCCCGGACAGGGCGGACCTCTCCAACTGGGGCAACCGCGGCGTGAGCGGCCGCTGGGCCCGGCAGTGGGGCAGCCGGCTGGCGACGGACGCCCTGTTCGCGTACTCGCAGTATTTCTCCGAGGCGACCCTCGACGTGGCCTCCTCGCAGTTCGCGCGCGGGTTCGACGAAGACAACCGCGTGAAGGACCTGACGGCCCGCCTGGACAACACCTGGCGGCCCTTCCCGTCCTCCGAGATCGGGTTCGGGGCCCAGTTCACCCGGAGCGACGTGGGGTACGCCCTGACGCGTTTGAGGGGCGATTCGGCGCAGACCCTGAACCTGGACGGCGAGAGCAACCTCACGGCCGGATATCTCCAGCATTCCTGGACGCCCTCCGCGCGCGCCGACCTGACGGCAGGGCTTCGGGTGACCAACTACGACGGGACGGGGCGGACCTACTGGGAACCGCGCGCGTCGGCGCGCTATTCCCTCACCGATCAACTCTCCCTGACCGGCGCCTGGGGCCGCTACAACCAGTTCGTGAAGCGGGTGGAGAACGAAGACATCCTGGAGGGAAGCCGCGACTTCTGGATCCTCGCCGGCGACAACATCGCGCCGTCCTCCGCCGAGCACTGGATCGCGGGCATCGGCTACGAAACCGACGACTATCTCTTCGACGTCGAAGCCTACGTGCGCGACCTGGGAGGCGTCGCACAGTTTTCGACCCGGTCGCGGCGGGCGCCCGGTCAGCAACTCGCCGAACTCTTTTTTGAGGGCACGGGCACGGCCCGGGGGATCGAGCTGCTGGCGCAGAAGAAGCGCGGCGCGCTAACCGGCTGGATCGGCTATACCCTCGCGAACGTCGAGCACGAGCTGGACGGGTTCAACGACGGGTTCGCGTTTCCCGCCAGCCACGACCAGCGCCACGAGGTCAAGGCCGTCGGCAGCTACCAGCTTGGCCGTTGGACGCTGACCGGCGGATGGGTCTACGGGTCCGGCAAGCCGTACACGGTGCCCGAAGCCCAGTACCCGATCACGCTGCTGGACGGGCGCACCGTCAACTACATCCACGTCGGCCCGAAGAACGGCGAGCGCCTGCCCGCCTATCACCGCCTCGATCTGGCCGCGAGCCGCCGCTTCGAGGTGCGCGAGTTCTTCTACGAGGTGAACCTGTCGGTCTTCAACGTCTACGGCCGCAACAACGTGTGGTATCGCCAATTCGACCTGACGGACCTGCCCATGCTCGTCACGGACGTCACAACGCTCGGATTCACGCCCAGCATCGGCGTTCGCGCGGGCTTTCGGTAG
- a CDS encoding DUF4249 family protein: MRNGIASLFITVIALGVATACDDDLAFAPEIPDTFVVQAFLFAGEPVTEVTVTGVLPIDADSTAVAASIADARIAIFRDGERFDLSPTEGEPGRYHYPGDDLLVEVGDVFTLEASHGGRTATAETVVPVPPRGLSLSATVMAPPQFGVRGGGFQPGAEGALVARWENSANALHYVVVDNIEADPAPFAESPLGGGFARRFVQRPTAGDSALVSARSLSWFGRHRVKLYRVNEEYADLYEGLNQDSRDLNEPPSNVRGALGVFSAFSADSAFFEVR, translated from the coding sequence ATGAGGAATGGAATTGCTTCGTTGTTCATCACGGTTATTGCGCTGGGCGTGGCCACCGCCTGCGACGACGACCTGGCCTTCGCGCCCGAGATCCCGGACACTTTCGTCGTGCAGGCGTTTCTCTTCGCCGGAGAGCCCGTCACCGAGGTCACCGTGACGGGGGTGCTCCCCATCGACGCCGACTCCACCGCGGTCGCCGCCTCGATCGCGGACGCCCGCATCGCGATCTTCCGCGATGGGGAACGGTTCGACCTCAGTCCCACGGAGGGCGAGCCGGGCCGCTATCACTATCCCGGTGACGACCTTCTGGTCGAAGTCGGAGATGTGTTCACCCTGGAAGCCTCCCACGGCGGCCGCACGGCGACCGCGGAGACGGTCGTTCCGGTCCCGCCGCGGGGGTTGTCGCTGTCGGCGACCGTCATGGCGCCCCCGCAGTTCGGCGTCCGGGGCGGCGGCTTCCAGCCGGGAGCGGAGGGCGCGCTGGTGGCGCGCTGGGAGAACTCCGCCAACGCGCTCCACTACGTTGTGGTCGACAACATCGAGGCGGATCCGGCGCCCTTTGCCGAGAGCCCGCTCGGGGGAGGATTCGCGCGGCGCTTCGTCCAGCGCCCGACCGCGGGTGACAGCGCGCTCGTCAGCGCCCGCTCGCTGTCCTGGTTCGGTCGTCATCGGGTGAAGCTCTATCGGGTCAACGAAGAGTACGCCGACCTCTACGAAGGCCTCAACCAGGATTCCCGGGATCTCAACGAACCCCCGTCGAACGTGCGCGGGGCGCTGGGCGTGTTCTCGGCGTTCAGCGCCGACAGCGCGTTCTTCGAGGTGCGGTGA
- a CDS encoding DUF2723 domain-containing protein — translation MNEHRPPYLAAVIAAAAIFLLYVVTLAPTTAFWDTSEYIATGYILGIPHPPGNPLFVVLARVWIVLLSPLGLPVAVRVNLLAALTSAAASGFFFLVAHRIAWGLLGDHRRALVGAAASALLGATAFTVWNQSVVNEKVYTVSVLVIAAVTWLAVRWRDRRGEPGSGRLLLVAGYLMILGWSNHTMSLLPVPALGLMLLMTAPRVLLRRDLWIRALPLVVVGLSFNLFLPIRAAQRPVINEGDPLCESPGGVAAAVLTAGNAGCPRLASVLQRDQYAPPPLTQRQSPLSAQFQNYFQYFDWQWARGLDPSPVPSGTRAPVTGVFLALGLFGLLVIRRTDRHLFAYMATLTVTVTVALVIYLNFKYGYSLAPEIADPDLHEVRERDYFYIAGFIVWGVLAGIGLTGIWHMAARGLRRTSPVTGGRVRVAGARLALGIVTFLAALIALTPLAANWRWASRAGDYAARDWAYDLLQSVEPYSVLFTNGDNDTFPLWYLQEVEGIRRDVTVIVGQYLFTQWYPRQLQELTRPDRQRPFEPDERVAGLYPARAMPGRPVLSLAPADIDQIQGAATRQDANVRLGPVVVQYPRGTYLDRGDQVALAIIRDSIAERPVYFAWTGGIIRSLGLHEFGVRQGLATRLVLRDIETDERFVRTDAALGGEWVDLERTRRLSSEVMMARSLRYRDIWADRTTLNIPYYYFHFSRVLFDRGSAAGLPADELARYRADMEAFGVTMQGGYRVIPESEPGAG, via the coding sequence ATGAACGAGCACCGCCCGCCCTACCTCGCCGCCGTCATCGCCGCCGCGGCGATCTTCCTCCTGTACGTCGTCACGCTGGCTCCCACCACGGCGTTCTGGGACACGAGCGAGTACATCGCGACCGGATACATCCTCGGGATCCCGCACCCGCCGGGAAACCCCCTCTTCGTGGTGCTGGCGAGAGTGTGGATCGTTCTGCTGTCGCCGCTGGGGCTGCCGGTCGCGGTGCGGGTGAACTTGCTGGCCGCGCTCACTTCCGCCGCGGCGAGCGGGTTCTTCTTCCTGGTGGCCCACCGCATCGCATGGGGGCTGCTGGGCGACCACCGGCGGGCGCTGGTGGGGGCGGCGGCAAGCGCGCTGCTGGGCGCCACGGCGTTCACCGTGTGGAACCAATCCGTGGTCAACGAGAAGGTCTACACGGTCAGCGTGCTGGTGATCGCCGCGGTGACCTGGCTGGCGGTGCGCTGGCGGGACCGGCGCGGCGAACCCGGGAGCGGGCGCCTCCTGCTGGTGGCGGGCTACCTGATGATCCTGGGCTGGTCCAACCACACCATGTCGCTCCTGCCCGTGCCGGCCCTGGGCCTGATGCTGCTCATGACGGCCCCGAGGGTGCTTCTGCGCCGCGACCTGTGGATCCGCGCGCTCCCGCTCGTCGTCGTCGGCCTGTCCTTCAACCTGTTCCTGCCCATTCGGGCCGCCCAGCGCCCGGTGATCAACGAGGGCGACCCGCTTTGCGAGTCCCCCGGGGGGGTCGCGGCCGCGGTGCTTACCGCCGGGAACGCGGGTTGCCCCAGGCTCGCCTCGGTTCTCCAGCGGGACCAGTACGCGCCGCCGCCTCTGACGCAGCGCCAGTCGCCCCTGTCCGCGCAGTTCCAGAACTATTTCCAGTACTTCGACTGGCAGTGGGCGCGCGGGCTGGATCCCTCTCCGGTACCGAGCGGCACGAGGGCTCCCGTCACCGGGGTCTTCCTGGCCCTGGGCCTGTTCGGCCTGCTCGTCATCCGGCGCACCGACAGGCATCTGTTCGCCTACATGGCGACGTTGACGGTGACCGTGACGGTCGCGCTCGTGATCTACCTGAACTTCAAGTACGGCTATTCGCTGGCGCCCGAGATCGCCGACCCGGACCTGCACGAGGTGCGCGAGCGGGACTACTTCTACATCGCCGGGTTCATCGTGTGGGGCGTGCTGGCGGGGATCGGGCTCACCGGCATCTGGCATATGGCCGCGCGTGGGCTGAGGCGGACGAGCCCGGTCACGGGCGGCCGGGTGCGCGTGGCAGGAGCACGGCTGGCGCTGGGGATCGTGACGTTCCTGGCGGCGCTGATCGCGCTGACGCCGCTGGCGGCGAACTGGCGCTGGGCCAGCCGCGCCGGGGACTACGCGGCCCGCGACTGGGCGTACGATCTGCTTCAGAGCGTCGAGCCCTACAGCGTCCTGTTCACCAACGGAGACAACGACACCTTCCCGCTCTGGTATCTCCAGGAGGTGGAGGGAATCCGGAGGGATGTCACCGTCATCGTGGGGCAGTACCTGTTCACGCAGTGGTATCCCCGGCAACTGCAGGAGTTGACCCGGCCGGACCGGCAACGGCCCTTCGAGCCCGACGAGCGCGTGGCCGGCCTGTATCCTGCGCGTGCGATGCCCGGTCGTCCCGTGCTCTCTCTGGCGCCTGCGGACATCGACCAGATCCAGGGAGCCGCCACCCGGCAGGACGCCAACGTTCGCCTGGGACCCGTCGTGGTGCAGTACCCGCGCGGCACCTATCTCGACCGGGGGGACCAGGTGGCGCTGGCGATCATTCGCGACAGCATCGCCGAGCGGCCCGTCTACTTCGCATGGACCGGGGGGATCATCCGCTCGCTGGGCCTGCACGAATTCGGGGTCCGGCAGGGACTCGCGACCCGGCTGGTTCTGCGGGACATCGAGACGGACGAGCGTTTCGTCAGGACCGACGCCGCCCTGGGCGGGGAATGGGTCGATCTGGAGCGCACGCGGCGGCTCTCAAGCGAGGTGATGATGGCCCGCAGCCTCCGCTATCGGGATATCTGGGCCGACCGCACCACTCTGAACATTCCCTACTACTACTTCCACTTCAGCCGCGTGCTGTTCGACCGGGGTTCGGCGGCCGGGCTGCCGGCGGACGAACTGGCTCGGTACCGCGCCGACATGGAAGCGTTCGGCGTCACCATGCAGGGCGGATACCGGGTGATTCCCGAATCGGAGCCCGGAGCCGGATGA
- the moeB gene encoding molybdopterin-synthase adenylyltransferase MoeB: MHVSEGQRGRNGPQAASNRLSPPELLRYARHLVLPEVGLSGQRRLKSARVLVVGAGGLGSPVALYLAAAGVGTLGLVDFDEVDATNLQRQILHGESDVGRLKLDSARDRLAETNPHVQVVAHDARLSGGNARSVLADYDVVVDGTDNFPTRYLVNDACVMLGKPNVYGSVHRWEGQVSVFATEGGPCYRCLFREPPPPGLVPNCAEGGVLGVVPGVVGSLQALETVKLILGQGSPLAGRLLIFDGLELEWREVSIRPDPACPVCSDSPTQTELIDYELFCGVEPEAEPMTHPANDEGREPAGPGGIDVLEASARLGGAAPPFLLDVRETYEWDISNLALQGAVLIPMGEVGARLEEIPRQRQIIVHCRTGVRSGDVANQLWRAGYRDVLNMEGGINAWARQVDPGLQIY; this comes from the coding sequence ATGCACGTTTCCGAAGGACAGCGGGGCCGGAACGGTCCCCAGGCGGCGTCGAACCGCCTGTCGCCCCCCGAACTGCTCCGCTACGCCCGGCACCTGGTCCTGCCCGAGGTCGGCCTCTCCGGCCAGCGCAGGCTCAAGTCGGCCCGCGTGCTCGTGGTGGGGGCGGGAGGGCTCGGCTCGCCGGTGGCGCTCTATCTGGCCGCGGCGGGGGTGGGCACGCTCGGGCTCGTGGACTTCGACGAGGTCGACGCGACCAACCTGCAGCGTCAGATCCTGCACGGGGAATCCGACGTGGGGCGGCTGAAGCTCGACTCCGCCCGCGACCGGCTGGCCGAAACCAACCCCCATGTCCAGGTCGTCGCCCATGACGCCAGGCTGAGCGGCGGGAACGCCCGGTCCGTGCTGGCCGACTACGACGTGGTCGTGGACGGCACCGACAACTTCCCGACCCGCTACCTGGTGAACGACGCCTGCGTGATGCTCGGCAAGCCCAACGTGTACGGCTCGGTTCACCGCTGGGAGGGGCAGGTGTCGGTGTTCGCCACCGAGGGCGGTCCCTGCTACCGGTGCCTGTTCCGCGAGCCGCCCCCGCCGGGCCTGGTGCCCAACTGCGCCGAAGGCGGAGTTCTGGGGGTCGTCCCGGGAGTGGTGGGTTCGCTCCAGGCACTCGAAACCGTGAAGCTGATCCTCGGGCAGGGAAGTCCGCTTGCGGGGCGGCTGCTCATCTTCGACGGGCTGGAACTGGAGTGGCGCGAGGTCTCCATCCGGCCCGATCCCGCCTGTCCGGTATGCAGCGACAGCCCCACACAGACCGAACTCATCGACTACGAACTCTTCTGCGGCGTCGAGCCGGAGGCTGAACCCATGACCCATCCCGCGAACGACGAAGGCCGTGAACCGGCGGGACCCGGAGGCATCGACGTACTGGAGGCCAGCGCCCGCCTCGGGGGCGCGGCCCCGCCCTTCCTCCTGGATGTGCGCGAGACCTACGAATGGGACATCTCCAACCTCGCGCTGCAGGGCGCGGTGCTGATTCCCATGGGTGAAGTGGGGGCCCGTCTCGAAGAGATCCCGCGCCAGCGCCAGATCATCGTCCACTGCCGCACCGGCGTCCGCAGCGGGGACGTGGCGAATCAGCTCTGGCGGGCGGGGTACCGCGACGTGCTGAACATGGAGGGGGGGATCAACGCCTGGGCCCGGCAGGTCGATCCCGGGCTCCAGATCTACTGA
- a CDS encoding dehydrogenase E1 component subunit alpha/beta, with translation MAPDTRTLRPDAPAGGRRKVPGDGLALTSTQLIEFYRIMVTSRGIDDREITLKRQNKTFFQISSAGHEAIGVAMAAHLRPAHDWFYLYYRDRSLSLALGQTPYEHFLQAVAAEADPASGGRQMPCHFCDPRLNITSMSSPTGTQFLQAVGCAEGGRRAAGLPEMRKRVGQVEEDEVVLVSAGEGATSEGEFWEALNTACTLKLPVIFLIEDNGYAISVPVEVQTAGGSISALASSFPDLFIAKCDGTDVIDSYKASRAAVHHCRQGRGPALVHAFTIRPYSHSMSDDERAYRTVEERFAEEEKDPLTRTRQLLLDLKVATAEQLDRIETEAHAAVREAAARALERPQPPPERALVNLYSETAPPTKPEFDTEASAKFDRGSKKLTMVDLINRCLGDEMERDPRIVVFGQDIADASRAEALEQVPGKGGVFKVTHGLQKRFGSDRVFNSPLAEANIVGRAIGMAARGLRPVVEIQFFDYIWPAFMQIRNELATVRYRSNSAFDAPVVIRVPFGGYLTGGGIYHSQTGASLFTHTPGLRVVLPSNALDASGLLRTAIRCDDPVIFLEHKHLYRQVYNKSAEPGRDFMIPFGKARVAREGSDLTIVTCGALVKRSLDAARVASERDGIEAEIVDLRSLSPFDMDAVATSVRKTNRVLVAYEDGLSWGYGAEIAARVADELFEWLDAPVRRIASRDCWVAYAPQLEEVILPQVADVVSAIRELAAF, from the coding sequence ATGGCGCCTGACACCCGAACGCTACGACCCGACGCACCCGCCGGCGGCCGCAGAAAGGTCCCCGGCGACGGGCTCGCCCTTACCTCGACCCAACTGATCGAGTTCTACCGCATCATGGTGACCTCGCGCGGCATCGACGACCGCGAGATCACGCTCAAGCGGCAGAACAAGACCTTCTTCCAGATCTCGAGCGCCGGCCACGAGGCCATTGGCGTGGCCATGGCCGCCCACCTGAGGCCCGCTCACGACTGGTTCTACCTGTATTACCGCGACCGGTCGCTCTCCCTGGCACTGGGCCAGACCCCGTACGAGCACTTCCTGCAGGCCGTGGCCGCCGAGGCCGATCCCGCATCCGGCGGGCGCCAGATGCCGTGCCATTTCTGCGACCCCCGCCTCAACATCACGAGCATGTCGTCTCCGACCGGAACGCAGTTCCTTCAGGCCGTGGGATGCGCCGAAGGCGGCCGCCGGGCCGCCGGACTGCCGGAAATGCGGAAGCGCGTGGGGCAGGTGGAGGAGGACGAAGTCGTGCTCGTCTCGGCCGGAGAGGGCGCCACCTCCGAAGGCGAGTTCTGGGAAGCGCTCAACACCGCCTGCACGCTCAAGCTGCCCGTCATCTTTCTGATCGAGGACAACGGCTACGCGATCTCGGTGCCGGTGGAGGTGCAGACCGCCGGGGGCAGCATCTCGGCGCTGGCATCGTCCTTCCCGGATCTGTTCATCGCCAAGTGCGACGGCACCGATGTCATCGACAGCTACAAGGCGAGCCGCGCCGCGGTGCACCACTGCCGGCAGGGCCGCGGACCGGCGCTCGTGCACGCCTTCACGATCCGGCCCTACTCGCACTCGATGTCCGACGACGAGCGCGCGTATCGAACGGTGGAAGAGCGCTTCGCGGAAGAGGAAAAGGATCCCCTGACCCGCACCCGGCAACTGCTGCTTGACCTCAAGGTCGCCACAGCCGAGCAGCTGGACCGCATCGAGACCGAGGCGCATGCCGCGGTTCGGGAGGCTGCCGCCCGGGCGCTGGAGCGTCCCCAGCCTCCGCCGGAACGGGCGCTCGTGAACCTGTACTCCGAGACCGCGCCGCCCACGAAGCCGGAATTCGACACCGAGGCTTCAGCGAAGTTCGACCGTGGAAGCAAGAAGCTGACCATGGTCGACCTCATCAACCGCTGCCTCGGCGACGAAATGGAGCGGGACCCGCGCATCGTCGTCTTCGGTCAGGACATAGCCGACGCTTCGCGCGCTGAAGCCCTCGAGCAGGTGCCGGGCAAGGGCGGGGTCTTCAAGGTGACCCACGGGCTCCAGAAGCGTTTCGGCAGCGACCGCGTCTTCAACTCGCCGCTCGCCGAGGCCAACATCGTCGGGCGGGCGATCGGGATGGCGGCCCGCGGGCTGAGGCCCGTCGTCGAGATCCAGTTTTTCGACTACATCTGGCCGGCGTTCATGCAGATCCGCAACGAGCTGGCCACGGTGCGATACCGCTCCAACAGCGCGTTCGATGCGCCAGTGGTCATCCGGGTGCCCTTCGGCGGCTATCTCACGGGCGGAGGCATCTACCACTCGCAGACGGGGGCTTCCCTGTTCACGCACACGCCGGGGCTGCGGGTCGTGCTTCCCTCGAACGCGCTCGACGCCAGCGGGCTCCTGCGCACCGCAATCCGGTGCGACGATCCGGTCATCTTCCTGGAGCACAAGCACCTGTACCGGCAGGTGTACAACAAGAGTGCGGAGCCCGGAAGGGACTTCATGATCCCCTTCGGGAAGGCGCGCGTCGCGCGCGAGGGTTCGGACCTCACCATCGTGACCTGCGGGGCGCTGGTGAAGCGCAGTCTGGACGCGGCCCGCGTGGCGTCGGAACGGGACGGCATCGAGGCGGAGATCGTGGACCTGCGCAGCCTGTCGCCCTTCGACATGGACGCCGTCGCCACGTCGGTGCGCAAGACCAACCGCGTGCTGGTGGCCTACGAGGACGGGCTCTCGTGGGGCTACGGCGCCGAGATCGCGGCCCGGGTCGCCGACGAACTCTTCGAGTGGCTGGACGCACCGGTGCGGCGAATCGCCTCCAGGGACTGCTGGGTCGCGTACGCGCCTCAGCTCGAGGAGGTCATCCTCCCGCAGGTGGCCGATGTCGTGTCGGCGATCCGGGAGCTGGCGGCGTTCTGA